In Eriocheir sinensis breed Jianghai 21 chromosome 10, ASM2467909v1, whole genome shotgun sequence, the following proteins share a genomic window:
- the LOC126996585 gene encoding achaete-scute complex protein T4-like, whose product MSATTTQRLVPIRPSPHKGVTVTKGVTVITTTTSPATLTPPKTGVKRKLSESSPDPVKCKRRINFGVGYVMSPAPVAVARRNARERNRVKQVNNGFATLRQHIPGAAKAKKISKVETLKQAVDYIRSLQELLEDHDAIMLNTNNLLNTSQAASSPRTTSHPYTNAVAPTTVLSQTQYRVLQYPSYYYSENVSPMAASVYPMSAASVSPNCSDAASSPTPSFDSTLSVPEAGTPTVTNVTSVFSPVINSTTTTTTTLPDPLDSLETYDPANTPEDEELLDAIALWQQCQ is encoded by the coding sequence ATGTCGGCCACCACCACACAGCGCCTGGTGCCCATCAGGCCGTCCCCACACAAGGGTGTTACTGTCACCAAGGGCGTGACagttatcaccaccacaacttctcCTGCCACGCTGACGCCGCCCAAGACGGGAGTCAAAAGGAAATTATCTGAATCGAGCCCCGACCCTGTGAAGTGTAAGAGACGCATCAACTTTGGCGTCGGATACGTTATGTCGCCAGCGCCCGTGGCAGTGGCGCGGCGGAACGCACGAGAGAGGAACCGCGTGAAGCAAGTCAACAACGGATTTGCCACCCTCCGTCAGCACATTCCCGGCGCCGCTAAGGCCAAGAAGATAAGTAAAGTGGAGACGCTGAAGCAGGCGGTGGACTACATTCGTTCCCTGCAGGAGCTCCTGGAGGACCACGACGCCATCATGCTGAACACCAACAACCTCCTTAACACCTCCCAGGCCGCCTCCTCACCCAGGACGACCTCGCACCCATACACCAACGCCGTGGCGCCCACCACAGTACTTTCCCAGACTCAATACCGAGTCTTACAGTACCCTAGTTACTACTACAGCGAGAACGTGTCTCCGATGGCTGCGTCAGTGTACCCGATGAGTGCGGCCTCTGTGTCCCCGAACTGCAGCGATGCTGCCTCCTCCCCGACGCCCTCCTTTGACTCTACCCTCTCTGTACCGGAGGCGGGGACGCCGACGGTGACCAACGTGACGAGTGTGTTCTCTCCTGTgatcaactccaccaccactaccaccaccacccttccagACCCCCTCGATTCCCTGGAAACTTACGACCCTGCCAACACTCCCGAGGACGAGGAGCTGCTCGACGCCATCGCACTCTGGCAACAGTGCCAGTAG